Proteins encoded together in one Marinobacter salsuginis window:
- a CDS encoding ABC transporter ATP-binding protein — translation MTALVEVKGLDKAFGGVHAVEGVSFAVEAGQVYSVIGPNGAGKTTLFNLITGLYTPTKGEILLNGESTAKLEPNDLAERGMCRTFQQMQICMNMTAIENVMLGRHLKLKSTLLTTLFRLPSLRRDEAAARKRAAELMEYVGCGEYLDTEASAMSYGALKRLEIARALAAEPKVILLDEPAAGLNAVETAALEELIRKIADQGTTVMLVEHDMKLVMGISDRLLVLNYGRVLAEGTPEEIRQNPDVIAAYLGG, via the coding sequence ATGACAGCGCTGGTAGAAGTCAAAGGGCTGGATAAAGCCTTCGGTGGCGTCCATGCGGTGGAAGGTGTGAGCTTCGCCGTAGAGGCAGGGCAGGTCTATTCGGTTATCGGTCCCAATGGTGCCGGCAAGACAACGCTGTTCAACCTGATCACGGGGCTTTACACGCCAACCAAGGGCGAGATCCTGCTGAACGGCGAGAGTACCGCCAAGCTGGAGCCGAATGACCTCGCTGAACGGGGCATGTGCCGTACCTTCCAGCAGATGCAGATCTGTATGAACATGACGGCCATAGAGAACGTTATGTTGGGGCGTCATCTCAAGCTGAAAAGCACGCTGCTGACGACTCTGTTCCGGTTGCCGTCCCTGCGCCGTGATGAAGCTGCAGCCCGTAAGCGTGCCGCTGAGCTGATGGAGTATGTCGGCTGCGGTGAATACCTTGATACGGAAGCCTCCGCCATGTCCTATGGCGCCCTCAAGCGCCTTGAAATCGCCCGGGCACTGGCGGCTGAACCGAAGGTAATCCTCCTGGACGAGCCGGCGGCCGGTTTGAACGCGGTTGAAACCGCTGCCCTGGAGGAACTGATCCGGAAGATTGCGGATCAGGGCACCACGGTAATGCTGGTTGAGCACGATATGAAGCTGGTGATGGGTATTTCGGACCGGTTGCTGGTGCTTAACTATGGCCGTGTTCTGGCTGAAGGAACCCCCGAGGAAATCCGACAGAACCCGGATGTTATTGCCGCCTATCTGGGTGGCTGA
- a CDS encoding branched-chain amino acid ABC transporter permease, with amino-acid sequence MLNTFMQSRLRGLIILALILIILPAFLGNPFHYELVTQIAIIAATVVGLNLLVGYAGQISLGHAGFFGLGAYFTGIATGTYGWSSVPALVVGAIVVGFIAWIVGRPILRLKGHYLSMATLAVGFIIAIILNNERALTGGPDGMPVPAFEVFGWELSAFGSYSLFGIEIEGFQAWYIFASVVLLVAVWFALNLIESPIGRALRSVHGSEVAASVVGVNTAKYKSLVFVISAIYASLMGSLYAHFQGFITPAVASFEFSILFITMVVLGGMGSTFGVILGAVVLKLLPQVLADFQELEHVMFGLILMLTMIFMPKGLLPTLTAFVSKRMRKKAGGEA; translated from the coding sequence ATGTTGAATACCTTTATGCAGTCGCGTCTTCGAGGGCTGATTATTCTCGCCCTGATCCTTATCATTCTTCCTGCTTTTCTGGGCAACCCGTTCCATTATGAGCTGGTCACACAGATAGCGATTATTGCCGCCACGGTGGTCGGCCTGAATCTTCTGGTTGGTTACGCCGGGCAGATCAGCCTGGGGCATGCCGGGTTCTTTGGTCTTGGTGCCTATTTCACCGGTATCGCAACCGGCACCTATGGCTGGTCTTCTGTGCCGGCTCTGGTGGTGGGCGCAATCGTTGTCGGCTTCATTGCCTGGATTGTTGGTCGTCCGATCTTGCGCCTGAAAGGCCACTATCTTTCCATGGCAACCCTTGCCGTGGGCTTCATTATCGCCATCATCCTGAACAACGAGCGGGCGCTGACGGGCGGGCCGGATGGCATGCCGGTGCCGGCGTTCGAAGTGTTTGGCTGGGAGCTGAGTGCGTTTGGAAGTTATTCACTGTTTGGCATCGAGATTGAAGGCTTCCAGGCCTGGTATATCTTTGCCAGTGTGGTGCTTCTGGTGGCGGTCTGGTTTGCCCTGAACCTTATCGAGTCGCCTATTGGCCGGGCGCTGCGGTCGGTTCACGGCTCGGAAGTGGCTGCCAGTGTTGTTGGTGTAAACACCGCGAAGTACAAAAGCCTGGTGTTCGTGATCTCTGCCATCTACGCCAGCCTCATGGGCAGTCTTTATGCCCATTTCCAGGGCTTTATTACGCCCGCAGTAGCAAGTTTCGAATTTTCCATCCTGTTCATCACCATGGTTGTGCTCGGTGGCATGGGGTCCACTTTCGGTGTAATTCTTGGTGCCGTGGTGTTGAAGCTGTTGCCCCAGGTTCTGGCCGATTTCCAGGAGCTGGAGCACGTCATGTTCGGCCTGATACTGATGCTTACCATGATCTTTATGCCCAAGGGGCTGTTGCCCACTCTCACCGCGTTTGTTTCCAAGAGAATGCGCAAGAAAGCGGGAGGTGAGGCATGA
- a CDS encoding branched-chain amino acid ABC transporter permease, translating into MLAEFLQYLFTGITIGATYALIALGFTLIYNASHVINFAQGEFLMIGGMATVSLTAMGVPMILAVVLAVILAGILGIALQRFAIAPAKQADVVTLIIITIGASIFIRGIAQIVWGKEYHVMQNFSTDQPIEVFGAVLNSQSLWVLGIGAILVVGLVLFFTKTLIGKAILATSMNKEAARLVGIRTQMVLMLAFMVSALLGSVAGIVVAPITFTSYDIGIILGLKGFVAAAIGGLGSGVGAVVGGLSLGIVEAMAAGYISSDYKDAVAFSMILLVLFFLPRGLFGAKVVERV; encoded by the coding sequence ATGCTCGCAGAATTCTTACAGTACCTGTTCACCGGGATTACTATCGGTGCGACCTACGCCCTGATAGCCCTCGGCTTTACGCTGATCTATAACGCCAGTCACGTCATCAACTTCGCCCAGGGCGAGTTCCTGATGATTGGAGGCATGGCCACGGTTTCCCTGACGGCCATGGGTGTGCCCATGATTCTCGCAGTCGTGTTGGCTGTGATTCTGGCCGGCATCCTCGGCATTGCCCTGCAACGTTTCGCGATTGCGCCGGCCAAGCAGGCCGATGTTGTAACCCTTATTATTATCACCATCGGTGCGTCGATCTTCATTCGTGGTATTGCCCAGATTGTCTGGGGCAAGGAATACCATGTGATGCAGAATTTCAGCACCGACCAGCCCATCGAGGTGTTTGGAGCGGTGTTGAACAGCCAGAGCCTTTGGGTACTCGGAATAGGTGCGATCCTGGTGGTAGGCCTGGTGCTGTTCTTTACCAAGACATTGATTGGTAAAGCTATTCTGGCTACTTCCATGAACAAGGAAGCTGCACGACTCGTTGGTATCCGGACCCAGATGGTTCTGATGCTGGCCTTCATGGTGTCTGCACTGCTTGGTTCGGTGGCGGGTATTGTCGTTGCTCCCATTACCTTCACTTCCTACGACATCGGTATCATTCTCGGGCTGAAAGGGTTCGTGGCGGCTGCGATTGGCGGCCTCGGTAGCGGTGTGGGCGCGGTTGTCGGCGGTTTGTCGCTGGGCATCGTTGAAGCCATGGCAGCGGGTTATATCTCGTCTGACTACAAAGACGCCGTGGCCTTCTCCATGATCCTGCTGGTGCTGTTCTTCCTGCCCCGCGGCTTGTTTGGTGCCAAGGTAGTGGAGCGCGTCTGA
- a CDS encoding ABC transporter substrate-binding protein, whose product MFKTVIRRAGKCAAVAAASLMMMSAQAADPIKIGSFLSVTGPASFLGDPELKTLEMYVEKINEEGGVLGRQLELIHYDDVGNASSARNFASRLIRSDQVDIIVGGSTTGATMAAVPLVEQAQVPFISLAGAVVITNPVKKWVFKTPQTDRMAAERILADMKDRGITKFGLISGTGGFGSSGRTQTLEVAEQMGMEVVADETYSGSDTDMTAQLTNIRNTSGVQAVLNFGFGQGPAIVTRNYAQLGMELPFYQSHGVASDSFLELAGSSAEGLRLPASPLLVPDALPDNDPQKEVVQNYKAEYEARWDSKVSTFGAYAYDGLMLAVRAMEEAGSTDPEAVRNALEGINGYVGVTGVFNMSPEDHNGLDPESFRILEVQNGEWKLIN is encoded by the coding sequence ATGTTTAAAACAGTGATTCGTCGCGCAGGAAAATGCGCAGCCGTTGCAGCAGCCAGTCTCATGATGATGAGCGCCCAGGCTGCGGATCCCATCAAGATCGGGTCGTTCCTGTCGGTGACAGGCCCGGCATCCTTTCTCGGTGATCCCGAGCTGAAAACGCTCGAGATGTACGTTGAAAAAATCAATGAAGAAGGTGGTGTCCTTGGTCGCCAGCTGGAACTGATTCACTATGACGACGTTGGCAACGCTTCCTCTGCCCGTAACTTTGCCAGTCGCCTGATCCGTTCAGACCAGGTCGACATCATCGTCGGCGGCAGTACTACCGGCGCCACCATGGCGGCGGTTCCTCTGGTTGAGCAGGCTCAGGTTCCGTTCATCTCTCTGGCCGGTGCGGTGGTTATCACCAATCCTGTCAAAAAATGGGTCTTCAAGACGCCGCAGACCGACCGGATGGCGGCTGAGCGGATTCTCGCCGACATGAAAGACCGCGGTATCACCAAGTTTGGTCTGATCTCCGGCACCGGCGGATTCGGCAGCTCCGGCCGCACCCAGACTCTGGAAGTCGCCGAGCAGATGGGCATGGAAGTAGTGGCCGATGAGACCTACAGCGGATCTGATACAGACATGACCGCCCAGCTGACCAATATCCGTAACACAAGTGGTGTGCAAGCGGTCCTGAACTTCGGTTTCGGTCAGGGTCCGGCCATCGTGACCCGTAACTATGCTCAGCTCGGCATGGAGCTTCCGTTCTATCAGTCCCACGGTGTAGCTTCTGACAGCTTCCTGGAGCTGGCTGGCTCTTCTGCCGAAGGCCTGCGTTTGCCCGCCTCTCCGCTGCTGGTGCCGGACGCCCTGCCGGACAACGATCCCCAGAAAGAAGTGGTTCAGAACTACAAGGCTGAATACGAAGCCCGTTGGGATTCCAAAGTGTCTACTTTCGGTGCCTATGCCTACGACGGCCTGATGCTGGCAGTTCGCGCGATGGAAGAAGCCGGTTCTACCGATCCGGAAGCCGTTCGTAATGCGCTGGAAGGCATCAATGGCTATGTTGGCGTAACCGGTGTGTTCAACATGTCACCGGAAGACCACAACGGCCTTGATCCGGAATCCTTCCGCATTCTGGAAGTCCAGAACGGCGAATGGAAGCTGATTAACTGA
- the paaX gene encoding phenylacetic acid degradation operon negative regulatory protein PaaX yields MTAKSQLELLVKNFQKKRPLRAGSLIITIYGDAIVPRGGNVWLGSLMKLVEPMGISQRLVRTSVYRLVQESWLQTEKVGRCSYYSLTGPGLRRFEQAFQHVYNLDTEEWSGSWCLVYLNQLSPELRQKVREELKWLSFGSMAPGLMEHPRFTRSELIPMLQEWGALEDTIVMQTMPMEQKSPRALRLQVRESWNLEELGGRYRRFLSQFRPLWRELQSEDTLSPEECLILRILLIHEYRKILLRDPLLPDELLPGDWEGRSAKQLCRNLYRQIYVRAEQWLDENLENASGPLPGPGEKFYKRFGGLRDTAPTTEPRTEPEVL; encoded by the coding sequence ATGACTGCAAAAAGCCAGCTAGAATTGCTCGTCAAGAATTTCCAGAAGAAGCGGCCGCTGCGCGCAGGCTCCCTCATCATTACCATCTATGGCGATGCCATTGTTCCCCGGGGTGGCAATGTCTGGCTGGGAAGCCTGATGAAGCTGGTTGAACCCATGGGCATCAGTCAACGACTGGTACGCACGTCGGTGTATCGCCTGGTTCAGGAATCCTGGTTGCAGACAGAAAAGGTGGGGCGCTGCAGTTACTACAGCCTCACGGGACCTGGCCTGCGCCGGTTCGAGCAGGCTTTCCAGCACGTCTATAACCTGGACACCGAGGAGTGGAGCGGGAGCTGGTGCCTGGTGTATCTGAACCAGTTGTCACCAGAGCTCAGGCAGAAGGTTCGGGAAGAGCTGAAATGGCTGAGTTTCGGCAGCATGGCCCCAGGGCTGATGGAACACCCACGATTTACCCGCAGCGAGCTGATTCCGATGCTGCAGGAATGGGGCGCCCTGGAAGACACCATTGTCATGCAGACCATGCCCATGGAGCAGAAGAGCCCAAGGGCCCTGAGGCTGCAGGTCCGGGAGAGCTGGAACCTTGAGGAACTCGGCGGCCGGTACCGACGGTTTCTGAGCCAGTTCCGCCCACTATGGCGGGAGCTTCAGTCGGAAGACACCCTCAGCCCTGAAGAGTGCCTTATTCTCCGTATCCTTCTGATCCACGAATACCGCAAGATCCTTCTGAGGGATCCGCTGTTGCCGGATGAACTGCTGCCCGGCGACTGGGAAGGACGCAGTGCCAAACAGCTGTGTCGCAACCTGTACCGGCAGATCTACGTACGCGCCGAGCAGTGGCTCGACGAAAACCTCGAAAACGCCTCTGGCCCCCTTCCCGGTCCTGGCGAAAAGTTCTACAAGCGTTTCGGCGGATTGAGAGACACCGCGCCCACGACAGAACCCAGAACAGAACCGGAAGTGCTATAA
- a CDS encoding acyl-CoA thioesterase produces the protein MADKPSKPVSASAIEKHVYKVFPNDMNSHNTVFGGMIMAKCDRLALVVAERHSAHVCVTAAVDSIHFRAPAKGNDTLLFSLSLNRSWGSSMEIGARVEAENSYTGDTRHILSAFFTFVALDDNDRPVDVPEVIPETAEQKRRFKNAEIRREGRLATREQLSSADGQSSD, from the coding sequence ATGGCTGACAAGCCTTCAAAGCCCGTATCAGCATCCGCTATTGAGAAGCACGTTTACAAGGTGTTTCCGAACGACATGAATTCCCACAACACGGTGTTCGGCGGCATGATCATGGCGAAGTGCGACCGGCTGGCTCTGGTGGTTGCGGAGCGCCATTCCGCCCATGTTTGTGTGACGGCTGCCGTGGATTCAATCCATTTCAGGGCGCCGGCAAAGGGAAACGATACCCTGCTTTTCAGCCTGTCGCTGAACCGGAGCTGGGGCTCTTCCATGGAAATCGGTGCGAGGGTGGAGGCCGAAAACAGCTACACCGGCGATACCCGGCATATTCTTTCGGCCTTTTTCACGTTTGTTGCACTGGACGACAATGACAGGCCGGTGGACGTGCCAGAAGTGATTCCCGAGACGGCCGAACAGAAACGCCGCTTCAAGAATGCGGAAATCCGTCGCGAGGGGCGTTTGGCAACCAGAGAACAGCTCTCGTCCGCTGACGGGCAATCCTCTGATTAG
- a CDS encoding YbfB/YjiJ family MFS transporter: MKPIETIKVLVASVISVVVMVGIARFSYTPMIPEMVAALGLSKSVVGLLATVNYAGYLTGAVLITRISDLDLKVRLYQLGLVVAVVSTVLMGYTTNVWLWYLLRFISGLSTSAGMLLGAGLLMSWLIKHNQKSELGVFFSGIGLGIVLTAVTAELIKDPFTWDQQWVIYGLVALALLVPAWRWMPDYRACALPKTGAAKTGDERSRFIRILQLAYFCAGVGYVVTATFLVAIAESMPELQGQGWLVWLIAGLAATPACWLWDVFSRRWGQWLALYLAYTLNSVSILMLIVNTSLASVMLSSVIYGASFIGIVSMMLAMVGRVFPENPSRPMSRLTFSYGIAQMVAPAVVGYLADVEGNYTNGLWLTLVVMALGVLMLHLARRAKEREAEPALSP, from the coding sequence GTGAAGCCGATAGAAACAATCAAGGTGCTGGTCGCCAGCGTGATTTCGGTGGTAGTGATGGTCGGTATTGCCCGATTCTCCTACACGCCGATGATCCCGGAAATGGTGGCTGCGCTCGGGCTGAGCAAGTCCGTGGTGGGCCTGCTGGCTACTGTGAATTACGCGGGCTACCTGACCGGGGCAGTGCTCATTACCCGGATCAGCGATCTTGATCTCAAGGTCAGGCTTTACCAGCTTGGCCTGGTGGTTGCCGTGGTCTCCACTGTGCTGATGGGCTACACCACCAATGTGTGGCTCTGGTACCTGCTGCGCTTCATTTCCGGTCTGAGCACCTCAGCGGGGATGCTGTTGGGCGCCGGGCTGTTGATGAGCTGGCTGATCAAGCACAACCAGAAGTCCGAGCTTGGGGTGTTCTTTTCCGGTATCGGCCTCGGGATTGTCCTGACCGCCGTTACCGCGGAGCTGATCAAGGATCCGTTTACCTGGGATCAGCAATGGGTAATCTACGGCCTCGTGGCCCTTGCGCTTCTGGTGCCTGCCTGGCGCTGGATGCCGGACTACAGGGCCTGTGCCTTGCCGAAAACAGGTGCGGCCAAAACAGGTGATGAACGCAGCCGGTTCATACGGATCCTCCAGTTGGCGTATTTCTGCGCCGGCGTGGGCTATGTGGTCACGGCCACCTTCCTGGTAGCAATTGCAGAATCCATGCCCGAGCTCCAGGGGCAGGGCTGGCTGGTCTGGCTGATTGCAGGCCTTGCGGCAACGCCGGCCTGCTGGTTGTGGGATGTGTTCTCCCGCCGCTGGGGGCAGTGGCTGGCCTTGTATCTGGCTTACACCCTGAACTCCGTCAGCATCCTGATGCTGATCGTGAACACCAGTCTGGCCAGTGTGATGCTCAGTTCGGTTATTTACGGCGCGAGCTTTATCGGTATTGTCAGCATGATGCTGGCAATGGTGGGGCGGGTGTTCCCGGAAAATCCATCACGCCCCATGAGCCGGCTCACGTTCAGCTATGGCATCGCACAGATGGTAGCGCCTGCAGTGGTTGGCTATCTCGCCGATGTGGAGGGCAACTACACCAACGGTCTGTGGCTGACGCTGGTGGTGATGGCGTTGGGGGTGTTGATGCTCCACCTGGCAAGGCGGGCGAAGGAAAGAGAGGCCGAACCTGCTCTTTCCCCGTGA
- the yeiP gene encoding elongation factor P-like protein YeiP, producing MPRASEIKKNSAVEYDGRVYFVKDIERSVPQGRAGGSLYRMRMYDVVTGQKLDETFKDSDMLNLADLTRREVTFSYADGDEYVFMDTEDFTQYSLNREAIADELLFISEDTQGVMVILLKDAPVALALPPTVELVIDETDPSVKGGSATARTKPARFATGLVVQVPEHISTGDRIRINVEERKFLGRA from the coding sequence ATGCCCAGAGCCAGTGAAATCAAAAAGAATTCCGCCGTTGAATACGATGGTCGGGTGTATTTTGTGAAGGATATTGAGCGTTCAGTGCCTCAGGGTCGTGCCGGCGGCAGTCTCTACCGCATGCGCATGTATGACGTGGTCACCGGCCAGAAGCTGGACGAGACGTTCAAGGATTCCGACATGCTCAACCTGGCCGATCTCACTCGTCGGGAGGTCACCTTCTCCTACGCGGATGGCGATGAGTATGTGTTCATGGATACCGAAGACTTCACCCAGTACAGCCTGAATCGTGAAGCCATCGCCGACGAGTTGTTGTTCATCTCAGAGGACACTCAGGGCGTGATGGTCATCCTGTTGAAGGATGCTCCGGTTGCACTGGCACTGCCGCCGACGGTGGAGCTGGTGATTGACGAAACAGATCCGTCTGTCAAAGGCGGCTCGGCGACAGCAAGAACCAAGCCCGCCCGCTTTGCCACGGGCCTGGTTGTTCAGGTTCCCGAGCACATTTCCACAGGAGATCGCATTCGCATTAACGTGGAGGAGCGCAAGTTCCTGGGCCGCGCCTGA
- a CDS encoding threonine aldolase family protein: protein MSQSEQFASDNYSGVCPQAWKAMEAANRMDEPAYGEDSWTQKAADGLRKLFDTDCDVYFVFNGTAANSLALASIGQSFHSVICHELAHIETDECGGPEYASNGAKLLLGQGENGKLTPESIEHLVTKRTDIHYPKPKALSLTQATEVGTVYTPEELRVIREVADRHRLNIHMDGARFANAVAALDVHPSEITWKAGVDVLCFSGTKNGLALGEAVVFFNRSLAEDFEWRCKQAGQLASKMRYISAPWCGLLEGDVWLENARHANACAQRLAEGLEGLPGIRLRYPRQVNGVFVEMPDSVQAALRARGWRFYNFIGGSARLMCSWATSTEQVDRFLSDVRAFVS from the coding sequence GTGTCCCAGTCCGAGCAGTTTGCCAGCGACAACTACAGCGGTGTTTGCCCACAGGCCTGGAAGGCCATGGAAGCGGCCAACCGCATGGATGAACCCGCCTACGGGGAGGACAGCTGGACGCAAAAAGCGGCGGATGGTCTGAGAAAGCTGTTCGATACCGACTGTGACGTTTACTTTGTGTTCAACGGCACCGCCGCCAACTCTCTGGCCCTGGCGTCGATTGGCCAGTCATTCCACAGCGTGATCTGTCATGAGCTTGCGCACATCGAGACCGACGAATGCGGCGGCCCGGAGTATGCCTCCAACGGCGCCAAACTTCTTCTGGGGCAGGGGGAAAACGGCAAGCTTACGCCGGAGAGTATCGAACACCTGGTCACCAAACGGACCGACATTCACTACCCCAAGCCCAAGGCGCTCAGTCTCACTCAAGCCACGGAAGTGGGCACGGTGTATACGCCCGAGGAACTCAGGGTTATTCGAGAGGTTGCTGATCGCCACAGGCTTAATATCCATATGGACGGTGCCCGCTTCGCGAATGCGGTGGCAGCGCTGGATGTACATCCGTCCGAGATTACCTGGAAGGCCGGTGTCGACGTTCTTTGTTTTTCGGGCACCAAGAATGGTCTGGCGCTTGGCGAGGCAGTGGTGTTTTTCAACCGTTCTCTGGCGGAGGATTTCGAATGGCGCTGCAAGCAGGCCGGCCAGCTGGCCTCGAAGATGCGCTACATTTCGGCACCCTGGTGCGGGCTTCTCGAAGGGGATGTGTGGTTGGAGAATGCGCGCCATGCCAATGCCTGTGCACAGCGTCTTGCCGAAGGCTTGGAAGGGCTTCCCGGTATTCGGTTACGCTATCCGAGGCAGGTGAACGGTGTTTTTGTGGAAATGCCGGACTCTGTGCAGGCAGCTCTGCGGGCCAGGGGGTGGCGCTTTTACAACTTTATCGGTGGCAGTGCCCGCCTGATGTGTTCCTGGGCTACGAGCACTGAACAGGTCGACCGTTTCCTGTCGGATGTACGAGCCTTCGTGAGCTAA
- a CDS encoding LemA family protein, with product MRRFNIASIPGRIITAILAIGCLAGSYYAMTTGLSQLTEARQLERLPETPVGALTTGPYVIAGEVTDQLGTLETPYSKTGAVYYRYKLEEEYRDSDGDLRIRTLDSGSRGRDFLLRDQTGSVTVAAGGNLQSAEWALDRTYRQQSGRRIYSEWALVPGHTARVIGQYDSNTSSISFAGLDDFSLPAMVSRNTLAADSGDRFFEAAIRISIATGLLALGVALLLPLVKIHRFWVYVLVMTFAVSGTLSVLGINKLRQEWSAIADLYETRYQQLDAASSEPLVLADVAALQQLIRQSTSGWLDRWMFRSVVQNRLPVPELDERTASMAQSIVASQPEGRYQHAWTSRGLAAASIIAALLLLWLSIRTVKFKRLIEAVPTSSTRGLSFGLSELKAMVDVDDDHPPLRDPLKNEKCVAFDYKVEEKRGSGKNEKWRVIEHRQESVPFWLEDNEGKVLVQPDGAKIEYPQYHSEREGERRYTVRFLDTFVNVYCLGFAGLDRDRPDRLTIQKDEASPFLISGNEEEDIVLDRGARGFAGIALTLGLFLFATTALFAADGGFSPDNLILSALTVPFVLLIYTGILHYNDIVFLKNRVDRSAANIDTILQQRHDLWPNLENVVKASLAHEKQLLKAIAQLRNADPAEMNSSGQADKLMQFEKKVTNALQARIEGYPDLKNNEVIQTFMSIMAETENYLSLLRNSYTESAMIYNTRIQSFPDVILAKLFRFREAAQFGSEA from the coding sequence ATGAGGCGCTTCAACATCGCCAGCATTCCCGGCCGGATCATTACCGCCATTCTCGCAATCGGCTGCCTGGCCGGCAGCTACTACGCCATGACCACCGGTCTGAGCCAGCTCACCGAGGCGCGGCAGCTGGAACGACTTCCCGAGACCCCCGTTGGAGCATTGACCACGGGCCCTTATGTCATCGCCGGCGAAGTCACCGATCAGTTGGGAACCCTGGAAACGCCCTACTCCAAGACCGGAGCGGTCTACTATCGCTACAAGCTTGAGGAGGAGTATCGCGACTCCGACGGTGATCTGCGCATCCGCACCCTGGATTCCGGCTCCCGCGGCCGGGATTTCCTGCTGCGCGACCAGACCGGCTCCGTCACCGTGGCCGCAGGCGGCAACCTCCAAAGTGCCGAGTGGGCCCTGGACCGAACCTATCGCCAACAATCGGGCCGACGAATCTATTCGGAGTGGGCCCTCGTTCCGGGCCACACAGCGAGAGTAATAGGCCAGTACGATAGCAATACTTCGTCCATCAGCTTTGCAGGCCTGGATGATTTCAGTCTGCCCGCTATGGTCTCCAGGAATACCCTGGCCGCAGACAGTGGCGACAGGTTCTTCGAAGCTGCCATCCGCATTTCCATCGCAACCGGCCTGCTGGCGCTGGGCGTTGCGCTACTGCTGCCCCTCGTAAAGATTCACCGATTCTGGGTCTACGTCCTGGTGATGACGTTTGCGGTGTCAGGAACTCTATCAGTGCTTGGCATCAACAAGCTCCGGCAGGAATGGTCGGCCATCGCCGATTTGTATGAAACCCGCTATCAACAGCTGGATGCAGCCAGCTCCGAGCCACTGGTGCTTGCCGACGTGGCCGCACTGCAGCAACTGATCCGCCAGAGCACCAGTGGCTGGCTGGACCGATGGATGTTCCGGAGCGTGGTCCAGAATCGCCTGCCCGTTCCCGAGCTGGATGAAAGGACAGCCAGCATGGCCCAATCCATCGTGGCCAGCCAGCCCGAAGGCCGATATCAGCACGCCTGGACCAGCAGGGGGCTGGCAGCAGCCAGCATTATTGCTGCCCTGTTGCTCCTGTGGTTGTCGATCCGGACCGTCAAATTCAAGCGCCTGATTGAGGCGGTTCCCACCAGCAGCACCCGCGGGCTCAGTTTTGGTCTCTCTGAACTCAAGGCCATGGTGGATGTTGATGATGACCACCCGCCTCTTCGTGACCCACTGAAAAACGAAAAATGCGTGGCCTTCGATTACAAGGTGGAAGAGAAGCGTGGCTCCGGAAAAAACGAAAAATGGCGTGTGATAGAGCATCGCCAGGAAAGCGTACCTTTCTGGCTTGAGGACAACGAGGGGAAGGTTCTCGTACAGCCAGACGGTGCGAAGATCGAATACCCGCAATACCATTCAGAGCGCGAAGGTGAGAGGCGTTACACTGTGCGCTTCCTCGACACCTTCGTGAACGTCTACTGCCTGGGCTTTGCCGGCCTGGACCGTGACAGGCCGGACCGACTCACAATCCAGAAGGACGAAGCTTCACCCTTCCTGATCAGTGGCAACGAAGAAGAGGACATAGTGCTGGACCGCGGAGCACGGGGTTTTGCGGGCATTGCCCTGACCCTCGGCCTGTTCCTGTTTGCAACCACCGCCCTGTTTGCGGCAGACGGCGGTTTCAGCCCGGACAACCTGATTCTGTCGGCACTGACGGTACCGTTTGTACTGCTCATTTACACCGGCATCCTGCACTACAACGACATTGTTTTTCTGAAAAACCGCGTTGATCGGTCAGCCGCCAATATCGATACCATTCTCCAGCAACGCCATGACCTGTGGCCCAACCTGGAGAACGTCGTCAAGGCGTCTCTGGCCCATGAAAAACAGCTGCTGAAAGCCATTGCCCAGCTGCGCAACGCTGACCCTGCCGAGATGAATTCGAGCGGGCAGGCAGACAAGCTGATGCAGTTCGAAAAGAAGGTAACCAACGCACTTCAGGCCCGGATCGAAGGCTATCCGGACCTGAAGAACAATGAGGTGATTCAGACATTCATGTCGATCATGGCAGAGACGGAAAACTATCTTTCGCTACTGCGAAACAGCTACACCGAGAGCGCCATGATCTACAACACGCGGATTCAGTCGTTCCCCGACGTAATCCTCGCCAAACTGTTCCGTTTTCGCGAAGCAGCCCAGTTTGGTTCCGAAGCCTGA